A portion of the Oncorhynchus gorbuscha isolate QuinsamMale2020 ecotype Even-year linkage group LG19, OgorEven_v1.0, whole genome shotgun sequence genome contains these proteins:
- the LOC124006437 gene encoding protein O-linked-mannose beta-1,4-N-acetylglucosaminyltransferase 2, whose protein sequence is MRAASCRMNVAAILNGLLVSVVAALLWKYVRLSEHAAVLEEELQLTRQSQELSQARIDYHAALLALQEHGTRMVCTGKMHTDRICRFDYLCYCTEAEEFVFFHSNSSFMLPNLGPRRFQPALLDLSSVEDHNTQYFNFLELPAAALKFMPKPVFVPDVTLILNRFNPDNLMHVFHDDLLPIFYTMRQYSDLDDEARLVFMEGWGEGAHFDLYRLLSSKQPLLKEQLRNFGKLMCFTKSYVGLSKMTTWYQYGFVQPQGPKANILVSGNEIRQFASSLMEKLNITTRGGEESAAEEKDEYFVVFSRSINRLILNEAELILALVQEFQMRAVTVSLEEQNFPGIVKVISGASILVSMHGAQLVSSLFLPRGAVVVELFPYAVNPEQYTPYKTLASLPGMDLQYVAWRNMVEENSVAYPERPWEQGGIAHLDKEEQDHILTSKEVPRHLCCRNPEWLYRIYQDTIVDIPSLLEALRAIVKTKPNLKKAKPASTVYPGRVREPQCQTSVQATNEAKLTVSWQIPWNLKYLKVREVKYEVWIQEQGENTYMPYILPHQNYTFSENIKPFTTYLVWVRCIFNKNLLGPFADVLMCRT, encoded by the coding sequence ATGCGTGCGGCGAGCTGCAGGATGAACGTGGCGGCCATTCTGAATGGCCTGCTGGTGTCGGTGGTGGCAGCACTGCTCTGGAAGTACGTGAGGCTAAGTGAGCATGCTGCAGTACTGGAGGAGGAGCTGCAGCTGACCCGCCAGTCCCAGGAGCTGTCCCAGGCCCGGATAGACTACCACGCCGCTCTGCTCGCCCTCCAGGAGCATGGCACCCGTATGGTCTGCACCGGAAAGATGCACACTGATCGCATCTGCCGCTTTGACTACCTGTGCTACTGCACCGAGGCTGAAGAGTTTGTCTTCTTCCACAGCAACTCCTCCTTCATGTTGCCCAACCTGGGGCCCCGGCGCTTCCAGCCGGCCCTGCTGGACCTGTCCTCTGTGGAGGATCACAACACCCAGTACTTCAACTTCCTGGAGCTGCCCGCAGCTGCCCTCAAGTTCATGCCCAAGCCTGTATTCGTCCCTGACGTCACCCTCATCCTTAACCGGTTCAATCCGGATAACCTGATGCACGTGTTCCACGATGACCTGCTGCCCATCTTCTACACCATGCGGCAGTACTCGGACCTGGACGATGAGGCCCGCCTGGTCTTCATGGAGGGCTGGGGTGAGGGCGCACACTTTGACCTCTACCGCCTGCTGAGCAGCAAGCAGCCACTTCTCAAAGAGCAGCTGAGGAACTTTGGCAAACTTATGTGTTTTACTAAGTCCTACGTGGGCTTGTCCAAGATGACCACATGGTACCAGTATGGCTTTGTCCAGCCACAGGGCCCCAAAGCCAACATCCTGGTCTCTGGGAACGAGATCCGGCAGTTTGCCTCATCGCTGATGGAGAAGCTCAATATCAccacgagaggaggagaggagagtgcagcGGAGGAAAAGGATGAGTACTTCGTAGTGTTCAGTCGCTCCATCAACAGACTCATCCTGAATGAAGCGGAGCTGATCCTGGCGTTAGTGCAGGAGTTCCAGATGAGAGCGGTGACTGTGTCTCTGGAGGAGCAGAACTTCCCCGGAATCGTCAAGGTCATCAGCGGGGCCTCCATATTGGTCAGCATGCACGGGGCCCagctggtctcctctctcttcctcccccgtGGGGCCGTCGTTGTGGAGCTCTTCCCCTATGCGGTCAACCCAGAGCAGTACACCCCTTACAAAACCCTGGCCTCTCTACCAGGCATGGACCTGCAGTATGTGGCCTGGAGGAACATGGTGGAGGAGAACTCTGTGGCCTACCCAGAGAGGCCCTGGGAGCAGGGAGGTATAGCCCACCTGGATAAGGAAGAGCAGGATCACATCCTGACCAGTAAGGAAGTACCCAGACATCTGTGCTGCCGCAACCCTGAGTGGCTCTATCGTATTTACCAGGACACGATAGTGGACATCCCTTCTTTACTAGAGGCTCTCAGAGCGATCGTGAAAACCAAGCCCAACCTGAAGAAGGCCAAACCTGCCAGCACGGTCTACCCGGGTCGGGTCAGAGAGCCCCAGTGCCAGACATCGGTTCAGGCCACCAACGAGGCCAAGCTGACTGTGTCCTGGCAAATCCCCTGGAACCTGAAGTACCTGAAGGTCAGGGAAGTGAAGTACGAAGTGTGGATCCAGGAGCAAGGAGAGAACACGTACATGCCTTATATTCTCCCCCACCAGAACTATACCTTCTCTGAAAACATCAAACCCTTTACGACGTACCTGGTGTGGGTGCGCTGCATCTTTAACAAAAACCTCCTGGGGCCTTTTGCCGATGTACTCATGTGCAGGACATAA